The DNA segment ACTAATTAGTTAACTATGATTATTAGAGAGAGAGCAATGTAGACTAACTTTAGATGAACAGGAGAAACGCCTTGatagaaaaccctagtttttgAAGGATCAATGTTCTGATCAACCCACTTAGCCCAAGTTGTTAAAGCAATCTTGAAAGCTTCCATTCTATCCATCTCTTTCACTACCTTGTCCCCCACTTGAAAATAGCTCCATCTACATCATATTATCATCATTAGATTAAGATATATGATGTGATTAACTGAATACAAGATCGTTGTTTAATTAGTATTTACGTCTTAGCACGACCAGTGTGACCCCACCAGTGGAAAGTGTTGAAGATGACAACATCTGAACCCAACCATTGGTTTCCAGTACTGATCGAATCCAGTTTCAGTATCCATCCTCTTGTTTTGTCCATTACCAAATCCACCAGGAACCCATTCTTCAGGAAATTTACAGATATTCCGTATTCCTATAagaaattttatgaaataatgaaTTAGTCGTTCTAGTTACCCGAATCAAATAACCAGGAATAAACCGGTTGAATTACGTACCGGAATGGTGAACGTAGAGAGGGACTTATCGGGCATGAAATTATAACTAACGTTATGAACGGCCGCGTGAAGCATGCAACTTAGCGACACCCACATATTTTTGCTTAGTGAATCTCCCACAAACAGTATTTTCTTCCCTTTGAATCTCGTCAAGAAATCTTGTCCGTTGAAGCTACCACGTAATATTTCCACAAATACCCAAACGTAAATCagatttcaaaagaaaaaaaaaaatcagatttcaTCCCTATATAATCAGATCTCGTTAgtaattttttctctttttataaactttttaaaattcaattaaacttttaaattgtgtttaatatatttaatttgattaattaaGGGTTATGGAAAAAATTATACTAACAAGCAActtaaaaatgatattatagCAAAAAGACAACcatgttgtttttttgttccgTTTTGACAAATTTTCCTAATAATTATCGTCGatttttcataaattaaaagtataatttgatGATAAAACTGAAAGTGATTATCACCTTGGGATGTCGCATCCGGTCGGTTTCCATCGGTAGTGGAGGTACTTCTTGTCCGGCCGACCAAACTTTTGGCAATCTAGTCCGAGAAACGGACAAGACGATGTTCCATAAAGAGGACCAGAAGATTTGTCATAAATCCAAGTCCCTTCGTAAATGTTACACTTTGATGTCCCATCCTCGTAACCAGTTGCGTTGTAATTAGCATTAGCTTTTACATTGCGATCTGATAAATcaacaagaaaaataagaagaaggagaagtatGACCTGatggaaattcatttttttctattagaAGAGACAATGTAACATGATATTAGTAACGTAGAGTATTTAACTATTTATAATCGTTAGTGCTCGGTATGGCTACTACATAAATAGCCAAATATCTATGTTTTTGGGTAAATAATACCTTTTGTTGAAAACTTTATATtctcaaaaatttaaaatttaaaatatgaaatatacgAGATTTACTGCCTATAGGGGAAGATCCAGTCAATACGATAAATGGAAGTGCAGGCTTACCTCTTAGTTAACAAAAACTGCAACTGTATAGTCAAAGCTTGATTTCATGGTATTCATGTCTTTCAGATATACTCAAATCTAGGTTGGGTAGGGACAACAGCTAAACAAACTTCCATTTAGGGTGTGTAATTTCGTTTCATATGATTAACTGGGAATTTTAACTTACTCAGAGAAACTATTAAAATCTTAGAGcattttaattgaaaaattcTTTATAGTTATCTCAGAATatgaaagtaaaaatatatgtttttattgttGAGTATTTCAAACATGGAAAACTAGAAGTCTTAGTATTTTGGTTGTACTGCTTAAAATCCGGtacatttctttttgtttccatCCTAGTCTTTCACGACACTTCAGGTTTATATCTTTTGTTAGGTCTCGAAGAAAACTTCTTCACTATCTTCCCAGTAGTTCATATAGGAGCTATGGCCATTTCATTCTTTTTTGTTGGTATGATGTTTCATATTCAAATAGCAGAGATTCATGAAAAAGGTATTGCACCATTTATCAGTGGGTGAGATTATTGGACTGATGTTTTGGTGgaaaatgtttttcattttagataatGAAAACATATTCCATTACCATCAACCCAAAGAAattgttattataattttaataattctaAGATATCTGTGAAGAGCTCTAATAACATTTTCAGAAGAATTCTCAAAACCAATtgacaaataacaaaaaaaatattgatggAGTTCTTAAAGCCATAAGATATTCATTCATGCATAGTTTTTCATATGAGAAACTGTAAGAAATTATTGCTTTCAAGAAATTTTTTCGAAATAACTTCAAAAAAGTCTTAAGTAAAAAACTCACGAGCAACGACTACATCGGCACGCTGATAACCTCAAGTTGGATCGATCGAGACGCCATCAGTCGACCTGGATCAATCCCACACCATGCACTCTCGTCTCACTCTCTGGAACTCTCTCTTTCGAGTCTCGATCAAACTATGTCTTGTTTCATTTCGATCGGAGTTActgttgaaactttacgataaaattAGCAAAGACTTATTTTCTCGTACGAATTTGAATCAATCGAATAAAATGATAACGATTAACTTAATCATGGTTATCTCAACTATACGATTGATTTCCACTATTTCATAAAATCGACGCGATTTCTCCTTAAAAATCGTAAAAAACGTTTCAGTCGAAAAACGATCCAAAGTCTAAAATGCGGCAAAAGCCCAATGAGCCCAAGTTACTATGACGATTTATCAAATATTCGTGAAagaatataaatgtcaaatttcgaaagataattatgaaaataaaaaaaaatataatatttccgCGGAGAGTAATTGTCAAAATGTTTTAGataaaactttcaaaatatcttGGAACCTTTCTCTTGATGACTTTCTTTCGTATTGATAACTAAAAACTTTATTGGATGTATATATCTcagtaattcaataaaatgcaaaataaattaattgatttctgACAAATGCTGTGTAATGTTTTTGTGATACATAGAGAAATGTTTCCGGGTGACTAGTTTTAGTAAAGAAGCCTCTAGAGAGAAATCTTAAGCATTGACTGTGATGTAACTGTAAGCGAGACTACATAGAGAGTTGCAGTTATTAGAACCGTCTTCGCTTCCCAACCCTCTGGTTAGGGGATGAACCGgtgttatgagttgaagaagaTAAATGCGGAACAAACATCGAGTGGTGGTTAAAATGTCTAGGCCAGTTTAGACCAGAAGCTGTTGGTGGAGAATGAATCTGCGGAACTGCCCATGATGTCTCACCTCCTCCCAAACAGTTactgttatcttctccatcTTCCTCTCCCGACCGCATCACTGAAGAACTGTCTGAATCTCCTCGCCTACTAGTATCCgcctgcaagaaaaaaaaagatgaatcaaTAAGGCCAAAACGATGACCAATCTTTACTTGTTACACTAATATGTTTACCTTAGATGATCCGTTGTTCTCCATGTATTCATAGCTCTGATCAAAGTCGGTTAATCCGAAAATCTCATCTATTTGCCACTGAGAAATGCTTCCAGTAGCTGCTGATCCACTGCTTGCAATAGGAAGCTTTGTAGAAATGTGATCACTCACTTTAGTTTCCGGTAAACCCACCTGATGATTATGATGATCTAAGTCCAACTTCTGAGGCTCAGATGTAGGTGGTTTCCTCTCGTTGGTTTTGTCATCATTGGAAGGTGTAGAAGGACCTGTGTCCGTAGTAGATTCAAGACCAACTCTAATCCCAGTAAGAAGAAACCGCTGGTGAGCTGAAACATGAGGATTCACAGTGTGGATTGCTACATCACATTTCCTACATAGCAAAGCTCTATCTTGCAGACAAAAGAAGAATCCAGTAGCTTC comes from the Brassica napus cultivar Da-Ae chromosome A7, Da-Ae, whole genome shotgun sequence genome and includes:
- the LOC106356915 gene encoding protein trichome birefringence-like 42; this translates as MNFHQVILLLLLIFLVDLSDRNVKANANYNATGYEDGTSKCNIYEGTWIYDKSSGPLYGTSSCPFLGLDCQKFGRPDKKYLHYRWKPTGCDIPSFNGQDFLTRFKGKKILFVGDSLSKNMWVSLSCMLHAAVHNVSYNFMPDKSLSTFTIPEYGISVNFLKNGFLVDLVMDKTRGWILKLDSISTGNQWLGSDVVIFNTFHWWGHTGRAKTWSYFQVGDKVVKEMDRMEAFKIALTTWAKWVDQNIDPSKTRVFYQGVSPVHLNGSDWGEPGKSCLGETEPVEGSNYPHTNEGEDIVKSVIRGMAKPVRLLDVTTMTELRKDSHPSIYTGGGSKLNDCSHWCLPGLPDAWNQLLYTDLLGNV
- the LOC106353437 gene encoding B-box zinc finger protein 22-like, coding for MKIQCNVCETAEAAVLCCADEAALCLACDEKVHTANKLAGKHQRVPLSVSSSSIPKCDICQEATGFFFCLQDRALLCRKCDVAIHTVNPHVSAHQRFLLTGIRVGLESTTDTGPSTPSNDDKTNERKPPTSEPQKLDLDHHNHQVGLPETKVSDHISTKLPIASSGSAATGSISQWQIDEIFGLTDFDQSYEYMENNGSSKADTSRRGDSDSSSVMRSGEEDGEDNSNCLGGGETSWAVPQIHSPPTASGLNWPRHFNHHSMFVPHLSSSTHNTGSSPNQRVGKRRRF